In the genome of Notamacropus eugenii isolate mMacEug1 chromosome 5, mMacEug1.pri_v2, whole genome shotgun sequence, one region contains:
- the LOC140504846 gene encoding olfactory receptor 52E4-like — MIAINRTNFQPTSFFLLGIPGLEAAHIWISIPFCLVYILALVGNCTLLFIIKTDPNLHEPMFLFLSMLSVADLMLTTTTMPKILSLFWFNDGEICFEACLTQVFLIHALSNMESGIILAMAFDRYVAICNPLRHSTILTITVIQGLGLVILLRGILLLGPHPFMLRWLPYCRTNIIPHTYCEFMGLIKLACAPTKIPRAYSLFVAFITAGLDFILIICSYVLILRTVFRLPSSEARIKTLGTCGSHVWVILISYTPAFFSFLTHRFGHHIAPSIHIFVANIYVLVPPMVNPIIYGVKTKQIREKFLKFFTG, encoded by the coding sequence ATGATAGCTATCAACAGAACCAATTTTCAGCCGACCAGCTTTTTTCTTCTCGGCATCCCAGGACTAGAAGCTGCCCACATCTGGATATCTATCCCTTTTTGCCTGGTGTATATATTGGCTTTGGTGGGGAACTGTACCcttcttttcattattaaaaCTGATCCCAACCTGCATGAACCCATGTTTCTATTCCTATCCATGCTCTCTGTGGCAGACTTAATGCTTACCACTACCACCATGCCCAAAATACTCAGTCTCTTCTGGTTTAATGATGGAGAAATTTGCTTTGAAGCTTGTCTCACCCAGGTATTTCTCATACATGCTTTGTCCAATATGGAATCTGGGATCATACTGGCCATGGCTTTTGACCGCTATGTGGCCATCTGCAACCCACTTAGACATTCAACCATTTTGACCATTACTGTTATTCAGGGCCTAGGATTGGTTATCCTTCTCCGTGGAATTTTGTTGCTTGGTCCTCATCCATTTATGCTTAGGTGGCTTCCCTACTGTAGGACTAATATCATCCCTCATACCTACTGTGAGTTTATGGGATTGATCAAGCTAGCCTGTGCCCCAACCAAGATCCCCAGAGCTTACAGCCTATTTGTTGCCTTTATAACAGCAGGACTTGACTTCATACTGATTATTTGTTCCTATGTCCTCATTCTGCGCACTGTGTTTCGCTTACCCTCTAGTGAAGCCAGAATTAAGACACTAGGCACCTGTGGATCTCATGTATGGGTCATATTGATTTCTTAtactcctgcctttttttcctttctcactcacAGGTTTGGACATCATATTGCTCCTTCTATCCATATTTTTGTGGCCAATATCTATGTCCTTGTTCCACCCATGGTGAACCCCATCATCTATGGGGTCAAAACTAAACAGATACGGGAAAAATTCCTTAAATTTTTCACAGGTTAG
- the LOC140504842 gene encoding olfactory receptor 52E4-like gives MTAINRTNLHPTSFILLGIPGLEAAHIWISIPFCLVYIFALVGNCTLLFIIKTDPNLHEPMFLFLSMLSVADLMLTTTTMPKMLGLFWFNDGEICFEACLTQVFLIHALSNMESGIILAMAFDRYVAICNPLRHSTILTITVIQGLGLAILLRGIVLLGPHPFMLRWLPYCRTNIIPHTYCEFMGLIKLACAPTKIPRAYSLFVAFITGGLDFILIICSYVLILRTVFRLPSSEARIKTLSTCGSHVWVILISYTPAYFSFLTHRFGHHIAPSIHIFVANIYVLVPPMVNPIIYGVKTKQIRERFLRFFTD, from the coding sequence ATGACAGCTATCAACAGAACAAATCTTCATCCGACCAGCTTTATTCTCCTTGGTATCCCAGGACTAGAAGCTGCACACATCTGGATATCTATCCCTTTCTGCCTGGTGTATATATTCGCTCTGGTGGGAAACTGTACCcttcttttcattattaaaaCTGATCCCAACCTGCATGAACCCATGTTTCTATTCCTATCCATGCTCTCTGTGGCAGACTTAAtgcttaccaccaccaccatgccCAAAATGCTCGGTCTCTTCTGGTTTAATGATGGAGAAATTTGCTTTGAAGCCTGTCTCACCCAGGTATTTCTCATACATGCTTTGTCCAATATGGAATCTGGGATCATACTGGCCATGGCTTTTGACCGCTATGTGGCCATCTGCAACCCACTTAGACATTCAACCATTTTGACCATTACTGTTATTCAGGGCCTAGGATTGGCTATCCTGCTCCGTGGAATTGTGTTACTTGGTCCTCATCCATTTATGCTTAGGTGGCTTCCCTACTGTAGGACTAATATCATCCCTCATACCTACTGTGAGTTTATGGGATTGATCAAGCTAGCCTGTGCCCCAACCAAGATCCCCAGAGCTTACAGCCTATTTGTTGCTTTCATTACAGGTGGGCTAGACTTCATACTGATTATCTGTTCCTATGTCCTCATTTTGCGCACTGTGTTTCGTTTACCCTCTAGTGAAGCCAGAATTAAGACACTAAGTACCTGTGGCTCTCATGTATGGGTCATATTGATTTCATATACCCCTGCctacttttcctttcttactcACAGGTTTGGACATCATATTGCTCCTTCTATCCATATTTTTGTGGCCAATATCTATGTCCTTGTTCCACCCATGGTGAACCCCATCATCTATGGTGTAAAAACTAAACAGATACGGGAGAGGTTCCTCAGATTTTTCACAGATTGA